From Oscillatoria sp. FACHB-1407:
TTTCGTTCATGCTAACGGCATGACGTTGCTTTGCTGGAAAGATTAGCAACCGCCCTTCGACAGGCGGGTAAGCCACATAAAGCTGATTGAGATCGTTCTCTGCATCGACGATGTCTGTGTTTTCACTGCCCAATCCCGGACACACCTCATTCACCCGTGCATCATTGAAAAAAAGCAGGCTCCCTGGGTCGCTCACCTCATCCGTGGGCACTTGAATGTAGTAAACCGCGCTGACGTGAGCCGTGTTATGGCAATGCGCCCCAACTTCCTGCCCGGTGCGAGAGACAATGGGCCATGCTCTTTGAATGTATAAATCGACTTTGCTGAGATCTACACCGATGTTTTCAAGATACGTCGTTGTGTGCTGCTCAACCTGTTCCACAATCCAGCTAAAAGCTGGATGAGTATGAATTTGATTGACACCGTGAATATCTCCCGTCCACGCCATCTCATTATAATTCTGAGGTTCGATCCCTTCCTGCTCTAAATCCAGGACTGCTTCAATCAAAGGCT
This genomic window contains:
- a CDS encoding TIGR02466 family protein, which translates into the protein MPIETWFPLAIYYEDLPDASEHRQPLIEAVLDLEQEGIEPQNYNEMAWTGDIHGVNQIHTHPAFSWIVEQVEQHTTTYLENIGVDLSKVDLYIQRAWPIVSRTGQEVGAHCHNTAHVSAVYYIQVPTDEVSDPGSLLFFNDARVNEVCPGLGSENTDIVDAENDLNQLYVAYPPVEGRLLIFPAKQRHAVSMNETQELRLSLSFDIVLTATGDVAGAYEFLTPPPNQWKKFKC